From a region of the Rhinatrema bivittatum chromosome 15, aRhiBiv1.1, whole genome shotgun sequence genome:
- the PHC2 gene encoding polyhomeotic-like protein 2 isoform X4 — MTSGNGNSASTVAGATPQNGENKPPQAIVKPQILTHVIEGFVIQEGAEPFPVGRSSLLVGSVKKKYQQGLLGDKIPQQDTATTTTTTTTDSEMEEPFLQESKDEGDPPKLKCELCGRVDFEYKFKRSKRFCSMACAKRYNVGCTKRVGLFHPDRSKLQKTGVAKHGRRRALKGGLQNLSKDSKKQPLGSLSSGGSVPLSVAAAMKLNHSQEDSSHCSDNSSYEEPLSPLSISSSISHRRQSERDLELPDMHMRDLVGIGHHFLPSDPVKWNVEDVYEFIRSLPGCQEISEEFRAQEIDGQALLLLKEDHLMSTMNIKLGPALKIYARISMLKDS, encoded by the exons ATGACATCAGGGAACGGAAACTCTGCCTCTACTGTCGCTGGCGCTACCCCGCAGAACGGTGAGAACAAGCCACCCCAGGCCATAGTGAAGCCCCAAATCCTGACGCATGTCATCGAGGGCTTTGTGATCCAAGAAGGGGCGGAGCCTTTCCCG GTGGGCCGGTCTTCGCTGCTGGTGGGAAGTGTGAAGAAGAAGTACCAGCAGGGGCTTCTGGGAGACAAAATACCGCAGCAGGACAccgctactaccaccaccaccaccaccactgactCTGAAATGGAGGAGCCGTTTCTGCAAG AGTCCAAAGACGAGGGGGACCCTCCAAAACTGAAATGCGAACTCTGCGGCAGAGTGGACTTTGAGTACAAGTTTAAGAGGTCAAAGCGGTTTTGTTCCATGGCTTGTGCAAAGAG atacaATGTCGGGTGCACCAAGAGGGTGGGGCTCTTCCATCCAGACCGCAGTAAGCTGCAGAAAACAGGCGTCGCAAAGCACGGGAGGAGGAGAGCACTGAAGGGGGGGTTACAGAACCTCAGTAAAGATTCCAAGAAGCAG CCTCTCGGTTCCCTATCTTCTGGGGGCTCCGTGCCCCTCTCTGTAGCGGCAGCCATGAAGCTGAACCACAGCCAGGAGGACTCCAGCCACTGCTCGGACAACTCCAGCTACGAAGAGCCGCTCTCCCCCCTGTCCATCAGCTCCTCCATCTCCCACCGGCGGCAGAGCGAGCGAGACCTGGAGCTTCCCGACATGCACATGAGAGACCTGGTTGGAATCGGGCACCACTTCCTGCCCAGCGACCCCGTAAAATGGAACGTGGAGGATGTGTATGAGTTTATCCGCTCTTTGCCAG GTTGCCAGGAGATATCCGAGGAGTTCCGGGCACAGGAGATCGACGGGCAGGCGCTCCTGCTGTTAAAGGAGGATCACCTGATGAGCACCATGAACATCAAGCTGGGTCCCGCGCTGAAGATCTACGCCAGGATAAGCATGCTGAAGGACTCCTAA